From a region of the Myxococcota bacterium genome:
- a CDS encoding PilZ domain-containing protein, translated as MENRTKRRVPCQLRNAEGSYTGMVLDLSPSGLFVQTTAQTELRQRLSLQLQTERGKSVELEVEVARQKHVPARLKAIEKAGVGVRISNAPERYFQFLQEIAARGAEDAVASDSDAQGAAAAPRFRIRVREVAGCRSRRIEVEAESLDVARERALARVGRGWKILTVDDD; from the coding sequence GTGGAGAACCGAACCAAGCGACGCGTGCCGTGTCAGCTGCGGAACGCCGAGGGGTCCTACACCGGGATGGTGCTCGACCTCTCGCCGAGCGGGCTGTTCGTACAGACGACGGCCCAGACCGAGCTGCGCCAGCGTCTCTCGCTGCAGCTGCAGACCGAGCGCGGCAAGTCCGTCGAACTCGAGGTCGAAGTCGCCCGTCAGAAGCACGTGCCCGCCCGCCTGAAGGCGATCGAGAAAGCGGGCGTGGGCGTACGGATCTCGAACGCGCCCGAGCGCTACTTCCAGTTCCTGCAGGAGATCGCGGCCCGTGGGGCGGAGGATGCCGTCGCGTCGGACTCGGATGCGCAGGGCGCAGCGGCGGCACCGCGCTTCCGGATCCGCGTCCGCGAGGTGGCGGGGTGTCGTTCGCGACGCATCGAGGTCGAGGCCGAGTCCCTCGACGTCGCGCGCGAGCGTGCGCTGGCCCGGGTCGGGCGCGGCTGGAAGATCCTGACCGTCGACGACGACTGA
- a CDS encoding 7-carboxy-7-deazaguanine synthase QueE: MAATANLVEVFSSIQGEGIHVGASTVFVRFGRCDLRCRWCDSPHTWKPADAGSVTELDGSEHPFENPVPVDTVLAWLERFELEQHRFVSFTGGEPLLQSKAVAALAAGLRGRGPRRFLETHGLAREGLAEVLPEIDVVSMDWKLASEVRREGASHRDAREAFHATHAAFLREALGSAEAVVKVVVTPATENAELDAMLEAVVGVDASVPVILQPVTPTGPVRAAPRPDQVLAWHRRLERGGLRDVRSIPQTHKTIGLA; this comes from the coding sequence TTGGCTGCGACGGCGAATCTCGTCGAGGTGTTCTCCTCGATCCAGGGGGAGGGCATCCACGTCGGCGCCTCGACCGTGTTCGTCCGCTTCGGCCGCTGCGACCTCCGCTGCCGCTGGTGCGACTCCCCGCACACCTGGAAGCCCGCCGACGCCGGAAGCGTGACGGAGCTGGACGGGTCCGAGCACCCCTTCGAGAACCCGGTCCCGGTCGACACGGTGCTCGCTTGGCTGGAGCGGTTCGAGCTCGAGCAGCACCGCTTCGTGAGCTTCACCGGCGGCGAGCCGCTCTTGCAGTCGAAGGCGGTCGCGGCGCTGGCGGCCGGCCTGCGGGGCCGGGGCCCGCGGCGATTCCTCGAGACCCACGGGCTCGCGCGAGAGGGTCTGGCCGAGGTGCTCCCGGAGATCGACGTGGTCTCGATGGATTGGAAGCTCGCCAGCGAGGTGCGACGCGAAGGCGCCTCGCATCGCGACGCGCGCGAGGCGTTTCACGCGACCCACGCCGCCTTCCTGCGTGAGGCCCTCGGCTCTGCCGAGGCGGTGGTGAAGGTGGTCGTGACGCCCGCCACGGAAAACGCGGAGCTGGATGCCATGCTGGAAGCCGTGGTCGGGGTCGATGCCTCGGTCCCCGTGATCCTCCAGCCCGTGACGCCCACCGGGCCCGTGCGCGCGGCGCCGCGTCCGGACCAGGTGCTGGCGTGGCACCGCCGGCTGGAGCGCGGCGGGCTGCGGGACGTTCGCTCGATCCCCCAGACCCACAAGACGATCGGACTCGCCTGA